Proteins co-encoded in one Papaver somniferum cultivar HN1 chromosome 5, ASM357369v1, whole genome shotgun sequence genomic window:
- the LOC113279684 gene encoding egg cell-secreted protein 1.4-like yields the protein MAAAYLTSSKLLFITMFIALTLSTMDSNTIGATGVLARPLSDVKTATTISLAARLQSDGSYSECWDSLTELQACTGEVILFLLNGETHLGRNCCRAIHIIQHNCWPAMLGSLGFTEEEGNMLRGYCDATADVVPTPLSPPSTVPLVKDDLKP from the coding sequence ATGGCTGCAGCTTATTTAACTTCTTCAAAATTGCTATTCATCACAATGTTCATTGCATTAACTCTGAGCACAATGGATTCCAACACAATCGGTGCTACTGGTGTACTAGCACGACCTTTGTCAGACGTTAAGACTGCGACGACGATATCCTTAGCTGCTCGATTACAATCAGATGGGTCATATTCTGAATGTTGGGACTCGTTAACGGAGCTTCAAGCATGTACCGGTGAGGTTATACTATTCTTGCTCAATGGTGAAACACATTTAGGTCGGAACTGTTGCCGAGCAATTCATATAATCCAGCATAATTGTTGGCCGGCTATGCTTGGGTCATTGGGGTTCACTGAAGAGGAAGGTAATATGCTTCGGGGATATTGCGATGCCACTGCCGATGTTGTACCTACCCCACTATCACCTCCTTCTACGGTTCCTCTCGTGAAGGATGATTTGAAGCCCTGA